The Bacteroidota bacterium genome contains a region encoding:
- a CDS encoding tetratricopeptide repeat protein — MSKKLTRKEKNALQQQTSSVKAESQKTVLKGDQLKKTRFSIGLIIAVLGFLLYANTLGHEYVLDDYSLIKENFQTKKGTAALKDIFTGGYRSGYFAAGEDVYRPLSKAMFAIEWELSPDKPALSHWINVILYALTGFLLFYVLVLYLPQHIWLCAIASLLFIAHPIHTEVVANIKSRDEILCFLLFLLTALFTLRYIQKNSFIWLAFAGMSFFLGLLSKESAVTFIAVIPLMLYFFTNTDTKKQIIALVVLGSVTALFFVIRMNVLGTGPVTAQALSDNLLVGAPDKLSQITTAIYIMGIYLKLLFIPHPLVSDYSFNQIPIVGITDWKFLLSFIIYTGAGAFALMRFRQKNIWAFGILYFFITASLISNVVILIGTSFGERLMYAPSAGFCIAISALLIHLFKVDENTPGSLNLFLKQNSKLVLLIAGVILLFSLKTYSRNKAWESNYTLHSTDVVLSLNSARAHYYYGNIITQDEYLAKIKDPVEKKNTLDIALKEMRRTIEIYPTYADAFHKIGKIYLVQQQYDSAAFYYKKALSFNPGNSMYLNNYGTVLYNTGHLEEAKKQFELSLQTNPNQPDAYSNIASVYGTAGQQLAAQNKPEEARKNFETAIIYFKKCIEFDPGNASAFYMMGLTYRNIGDETNAQYYINVAKKLNPGYN; from the coding sequence ATGTCAAAAAAACTGACGCGAAAAGAAAAAAATGCACTTCAGCAACAGACCTCTTCTGTTAAGGCCGAATCTCAAAAAACAGTTCTCAAGGGAGACCAATTAAAAAAGACCAGGTTCAGCATAGGTCTTATTATTGCCGTTCTGGGGTTTTTACTTTATGCGAACACGCTCGGCCATGAATATGTACTGGATGATTACTCTCTTATAAAAGAAAATTTTCAAACTAAAAAGGGAACTGCAGCTTTAAAAGACATTTTTACAGGCGGTTATCGTTCCGGTTATTTTGCCGCAGGAGAGGATGTGTATCGCCCATTATCAAAAGCCATGTTCGCTATTGAATGGGAACTTTCCCCTGATAAACCGGCATTATCACATTGGATTAATGTTATTTTATATGCACTTACCGGGTTTCTTTTGTTTTACGTACTAGTGTTATACCTCCCTCAGCACATCTGGCTTTGCGCTATTGCATCATTATTGTTTATTGCGCACCCAATACACACGGAGGTTGTAGCCAACATAAAAAGCAGGGATGAAATATTGTGCTTCCTGCTGTTTCTTTTAACCGCATTATTTACATTGAGGTACATTCAAAAAAATAGTTTTATCTGGCTGGCATTTGCGGGCATGAGCTTTTTCCTCGGCCTTCTTTCAAAAGAATCCGCGGTTACATTTATCGCTGTCATTCCGCTTATGCTGTATTTTTTCACCAATACGGATACCAAAAAACAGATTATTGCACTTGTTGTATTAGGAAGTGTAACGGCTTTGTTTTTTGTGATACGGATGAACGTATTGGGCACAGGCCCTGTGACGGCCCAGGCACTGTCAGACAACCTGCTCGTCGGAGCACCCGACAAACTTTCGCAAATAACAACCGCCATTTATATTATGGGGATCTACTTAAAACTTTTATTTATACCCCATCCGCTGGTATCGGATTATTCATTCAATCAGATTCCGATCGTTGGAATAACCGACTGGAAATTCCTTCTGTCCTTTATCATTTATACTGGAGCAGGTGCATTTGCATTAATGCGCTTCCGGCAAAAAAACATATGGGCGTTTGGGATTCTCTACTTTTTTATTACGGCATCATTAATATCAAATGTTGTGATCTTAATTGGCACCTCATTCGGAGAGCGGTTAATGTATGCGCCATCTGCCGGCTTTTGCATAGCAATAAGTGCATTACTTATCCATTTATTCAAGGTTGATGAAAATACGCCGGGATCATTGAATTTATTTTTAAAACAAAACAGCAAATTGGTTTTACTTATCGCAGGAGTTATTTTACTCTTTTCTCTTAAAACATATTCCCGCAATAAGGCCTGGGAAAGTAATTACACCCTTCATTCAACGGATGTAGTACTTTCGCTCAACAGCGCACGTGCCCATTATTACTATGGGAATATTATTACACAGGATGAATACCTCGCAAAGATCAAAGACCCTGTTGAGAAAAAAAACACACTGGATATTGCGTTAAAAGAAATGCGCAGAACCATTGAAATATATCCAACGTATGCTGACGCATTCCATAAAATAGGTAAGATCTACCTCGTACAACAACAATATGACAGTGCTGCCTTTTATTACAAAAAGGCTTTGTCATTTAATCCCGGCAATTCAATGTACCTTAATAATTATGGCACTGTGCTGTATAATACGGGTCATCTGGAAGAAGCCAAAAAACAATTTGAACTTTCCCTGCAAACAAACCCTAATCAACCCGACGCTTATAGTAATATTGCAAGTGTTTACGGTACCGCAGGACAGCAATTGGCTGCCCAAAATAAGCCTGAAGAGGCCCGCAAAAATTTTGAAACAGCTATTATATATTTCAAAAAATGCATTGAATTTGACCCCGGCAATGCCAGTGCATTTTACATGATGGGTCTAACCTACCGGAATATTGGCGATGAGACCAACGCACAATATTATATTAACGTTGCCAAAAAATTAAACCCAGGCTATAACTAA
- a CDS encoding 3-hydroxyanthranilate 3,4-dioxygenase codes for MITRPLNILKWIDENRHLLKPPVSNKVVYKDTDFIIMIVGGPNSRKDYHYNESEEFYYQLEGDIVVGIQENGKAVDLPIKQGEIFLLPAKEPHQPRRGPNTVGLVIEYRRGPGIKDGLLWFCEKCNNKLYEEYFVLTNIEQQFQTVFAKYYGSEELRTCKKCGHVMGPPAKPV; via the coding sequence ATGATAACACGTCCCTTAAATATCTTAAAATGGATAGATGAGAACCGCCATTTGTTAAAACCGCCTGTAAGTAATAAAGTTGTTTATAAAGACACCGATTTTATTATCATGATTGTTGGCGGTCCAAATTCCCGCAAGGATTATCACTACAATGAAAGTGAAGAATTTTATTACCAGCTGGAAGGCGATATTGTGGTTGGCATACAGGAAAATGGCAAGGCTGTTGATCTGCCGATTAAACAAGGAGAGATATTTTTATTGCCGGCCAAAGAACCTCATCAGCCGAGAAGAGGGCCGAATACAGTGGGCCTGGTAATTGAATACAGGCGCGGTCCGGGAATTAAGGACGGTCTCCTCTGGTTCTGTGAAAAATGCAACAATAAATTATACGAAGAATATTTTGTACTGACAAACATTGAACAGCAGTTTCAAACTGTATTTGCAAAATATTACGGCAGTGAAGAATTGCGTACCTGCAAAAAATGCGGGCACGTTATGGGGCCGCCTGCCAAACCTGTTTGA
- a CDS encoding amidohydrolase, giving the protein MFTIDIHTHILPEHIPNWKEKFGYGGFVQLEHTRPCCARMMVDNKFFREVEDNCWDPTKRIHECDHHHVDVQVLSTIPVMFSYWAKPQDCLELSMFLNNHIAGIVQKYPKRFIGLGTIPLQAPDLAIKELERCKKIGLAGVQIGSHVNDWNLNEPAIFPVFQACQELNMPVFVHPWDMMGQSKMQKYWLPWLVGMPAETSLAICSMIFGGVFERLPKLRVAFAHGGGSFPSTIGRIEHGFESRPDLVAVDNKVNPRNYLGKFWLDSLVHDPLMLTYIVDLIGAKRIALGSDYPFPLGENEPGKLIRNSTFSKDVKELLLSGAALEWIGQKKENFI; this is encoded by the coding sequence ATGTTCACGATAGACATTCATACGCATATACTTCCTGAACATATTCCCAACTGGAAAGAGAAATTTGGTTATGGAGGCTTTGTTCAACTCGAACATACAAGACCCTGCTGCGCACGAATGATGGTGGATAATAAATTTTTTCGTGAAGTAGAGGATAACTGCTGGGATCCAACAAAAAGAATTCATGAATGCGACCATCATCATGTAGATGTACAGGTTCTGTCTACCATCCCGGTCATGTTCAGCTATTGGGCCAAACCGCAGGATTGTCTTGAGTTGTCCATGTTTCTGAATAACCACATAGCCGGTATTGTTCAGAAATATCCTAAGCGTTTCATTGGCCTGGGGACAATACCACTGCAGGCTCCTGACCTGGCGATCAAAGAACTTGAACGCTGCAAAAAAATTGGTCTTGCGGGAGTTCAGATCGGTTCTCACGTTAATGATTGGAACTTAAATGAACCGGCAATATTTCCTGTTTTTCAGGCTTGCCAGGAATTAAACATGCCTGTATTTGTACATCCCTGGGATATGATGGGTCAAAGTAAAATGCAAAAGTACTGGCTGCCCTGGTTGGTTGGCATGCCTGCCGAAACATCTCTTGCCATATGCTCAATGATATTTGGAGGAGTATTTGAACGTTTACCAAAACTACGTGTAGCTTTCGCGCATGGCGGAGGTTCTTTCCCTTCCACCATAGGCCGCATTGAACATGGATTTGAATCGCGTCCCGACCTGGTGGCTGTGGACAATAAAGTGAATCCACGAAATTACCTGGGCAAATTCTGGCTTGATAGTCTTGTTCATGACCCCTTAATGCTTACTTATATTGTTGATCTTATTGGAGCTAAACGAATTGCACTTGGCAGCGACTATCCTTTCCCGTTAGGCGAAAATGAACCGGGTAAACTGATCCGAAATTCCACATTTAGCAAAGATGTTAAAGAATTGCTTTTAAGCGGAGCCGCCCTGGAATGGATAGGGCAGAAAAAGGAGAATTTCATCTAA
- the dprA gene encoding DNA-protecting protein DprA, with translation MNELLKYKIGITLIPGIGDVLAKNLISYCGSIEGVFKEKKAKLQKIPGIGLVLADAIRNHNVLERAEQEIRFIEKYKIAPLFYLDDDYPQRLKHCHDSPVMLYYKGKADLNTKRVVGVVGTRNATLYGKKICQDLVSGLADHDVLIVSGLAYGVDICAHKAALTNDLPTIGVLAHGLDKIYPAAHRSTAEKMLAKGGLLTEFLSQTQPDRENFPKRNRIVAGMADATIVIESKDEGGSLITADIANSYNRDVFAFPGKVDDEYSVGCNQLIKNNKAALIESAADVLRLMGWEKQKQKKKTVQQRSLFHNLSPEEEAVVAILREKPVGIDELCLTAKLNMSKVSMLLLNLELTGVVRSLPGKVYSLN, from the coding sequence ATGAATGAGTTGCTTAAATATAAAATAGGGATTACTCTTATCCCGGGGATAGGTGATGTGCTGGCTAAAAATTTAATATCGTACTGCGGGAGTATTGAGGGCGTGTTTAAAGAAAAGAAAGCAAAACTACAGAAGATACCCGGCATTGGCCTTGTCCTTGCTGATGCCATTCGTAATCACAATGTATTGGAAAGGGCAGAACAGGAAATAAGATTCATTGAAAAATATAAAATAGCGCCGCTTTTCTACCTTGATGATGATTATCCACAACGTCTGAAGCATTGTCATGATTCGCCTGTAATGCTTTATTATAAAGGCAAAGCCGATTTAAACACTAAGAGAGTTGTAGGTGTTGTAGGAACGCGGAATGCTACTTTATATGGAAAAAAAATATGCCAGGACCTGGTAAGTGGACTTGCTGATCATGATGTACTTATTGTGAGCGGACTTGCATATGGTGTGGACATATGCGCGCATAAGGCAGCCCTGACAAATGATTTGCCGACAATTGGTGTTTTGGCACATGGCCTTGATAAAATTTATCCGGCGGCACATCGTTCAACGGCCGAGAAGATGCTTGCGAAAGGAGGGTTGCTAACAGAATTTCTGAGTCAGACGCAGCCCGACCGTGAAAACTTTCCAAAGCGGAACCGTATTGTTGCCGGTATGGCTGATGCGACCATTGTAATAGAATCGAAGGATGAAGGCGGGTCCCTTATAACTGCTGATATTGCTAATTCCTATAACCGCGATGTGTTTGCCTTTCCCGGCAAGGTAGACGATGAATATTCAGTTGGCTGCAACCAATTAATAAAAAACAACAAAGCGGCGCTGATCGAATCGGCAGCGGATGTTTTGCGGTTGATGGGTTGGGAAAAACAGAAGCAGAAGAAAAAAACGGTACAACAGAGAAGTTTATTTCACAATCTTAGTCCGGAAGAGGAAGCAGTGGTTGCAATACTGCGTGAAAAGCCCGTAGGTATTGATGAATTATGTTTAACCGCGAAGTTAAATATGAGTAAAGTTTCCATGTTATTGCTTAACCTGGAACTTACCGGTGTGGTGAGGTCGCTGCCGGGAAAAGTGTATAGCCTTAACTAA